The Vicia villosa cultivar HV-30 ecotype Madison, WI linkage group LG1, Vvil1.0, whole genome shotgun sequence genome includes a region encoding these proteins:
- the LOC131593149 gene encoding uncharacterized protein LOC131593149: MEQIRENLNEMRTEMGTNMGQFMEAIQTLALRQEELRQVLQRPATDGNITPGEGFVNQNVRNVVETTIPAQENAHHENNLKPEAFRFPNNETDKRFHLLEKRLKAIEGRDSVDLDADGLCLVPGVKIPVKFRVPNFEKYKGTTCPLTHVKAFCNKMAPYAENDKLLMHFFQDSLSGTSLEWYTQLERTHVRTWKELAEAFVKRYKHNSDLAPTRIQLQALTQRNDESFREYARRWRELAARVQPPLLEQELMGMFKDMLEGPYYQGLIGASEFAELVVAGERIENGLRNGNIQDVDDLFEFPKRVDGRASVIPEYEEESLNHPLDQISRNEMEAIISIQDDPQICATALSHPPIQFVQREPVLHDQAAQYAPPWRNHQQNRHQQGRQRRRRPKRVYDAIPMTHDELLSELLKLSLVEPKQLDPVSFPYPEGFDPNVSCGYHAGAPGHSTEDCQPFRDKVQDLIDAKAIAFTPESHN; this comes from the coding sequence ATGGAACAAATCCGTGAAAACTTGaatgagatgaggacagaaatggggacTAACATGGGTCAGTTTATGGAGGCTATTCAAACCCTTGCTCTTAGACAAGAAGAGTTGAGACAGGTTCTTCAGAGGCCAGCTACAGACGGTAATATCACCCCAGGAGAAGGTTTTGTGAATCAGAATGTCAGAAATGTTGTTGAAACTACTATTCCTGCTCAGGAGAATGCACATCATGAGAACAACTTAAAACCTGAAGCCTTCAGGTTCCCGAATAATGAaactgacaaaaggttccacctcttggagaaaaggttgaaagctaTAGAAGGTCGTGACTCCGTTGATTTAGATGCTGATGGGTTGTGCCTAGTCCCTGGTGTCAAGATTCCTGTTAAGTTCAGAGTCCCTAACTTCGAGAAGTACAAGGGAACCACTTGTCCGTTGACTCACGTGAAAGCATTTTGTAACAAAATGGCTCCTTATGCTGAGAATGACAAGCTAttgatgcatttctttcaggacaGCCTCAGTGGTACATCCCTCGAGTGGTACACTCAACTTGAACGAACTCATGTCCGAACTTGGAAAGAATTAGCAGAAGCGTTTGTCAAGCGTTACAAGCACAACAGTGACCTGGCTCCGACCAGAATTCAActccaagctttgactcagaGAAATGATGAGTCTTTTAGAGAGTATGCCCGAAGATGGAGAGAACTGGCTGCCAGAGTTCAACCTCCACTATTAGAACAAGAGCTCATGGGTATGTTCAAAGATATGTTGGAAGGTCCATACTACCAAGGCTTGATTGGTGCTTCTGAGTTTGCAGAATTGGTTGTCGCCGGCGAACGAATTGAGAACGGTCTTAGGAATGGTAATATCCAAGATGTTGATGATCTTTTTGAATTCCCCAAGCGTGTGGATGGAAGAGCCAGTGTAATTCCTGAGTATGAAGAGGAGTCTCTTAATCATCCTCTCGATCAGATCTCTCGTAATGAAATGGAAGCGATTATTTCTATTCAGGATGACCCACAAATCTGTGCTACAGCTCTCAGTCATCCACCTATTCAGTTTGTCCAGAGGGAGCCGGTTTTGCATGATCAAGCAGCTCAGTACGCGCCACCATGGCGGAACCACCAACAAAATCGTCACCAGCAGGGTAGACAGAGGCGTAGAAGGCCAAAAAGAGTGTATGATGCCATTCCTATGACTCATGATGAGCTATTATCTGAATTGCTCAAACTTTCCTTGGTGGAACCAAAGCAGTTGGATCCTGTTTCTTTCCCGTATCCTGAGGGATTTGACCCTAATGTCAGTTGTGGCTACCATGCCGGGGCACCTGGTCATTCGACTGAAGATTGTCAGCCATTtagagacaaggttcaagacctaattgatgcaaaggctattgCATTCACACCTGAGAGCCAtaattga